In one Thermoleophilia bacterium genomic region, the following are encoded:
- a CDS encoding hydantoinase/carbamoylase family amidase, which translates to MMHGDYLEAARRIVAELQTLERERLAFSLADVRGRVWLATLMTSTGLSVRVDDATNVLGRLEGRDPNLRPIVVGSHLDTVSDPGRFDGALGVLCALECARSVAAAGESLRHPLIVSALADEEGTATTCCWGSRALLGRLSPSERAAVAGDPSSLAQRLDDAAAEFRRHGWDVQPTRLLVPRPDFAAAAYLELHIEQGLALEEADPPVAVIREIAGIERYAVVFRGETGHPATVAIARRADAALRAAAFIQAYWAQALELGPDCVANIGRLQAEPGDLNVVPAVVRVSIEQRSPDPDQLALSASRLREIAATHKGEVELLERSHPIELSPQLRDLILATAEERGIDCAQVVSWAGHDAEEFADICPAGMISVRNRGGVSHSPRERADESDIAAGLDLLLATLRRADTTLD; encoded by the coding sequence ATGATGCACGGTGACTACCTAGAGGCGGCGCGGCGCATTGTCGCCGAGCTGCAGACTCTGGAACGCGAGCGGCTCGCGTTCTCGCTCGCGGACGTCCGAGGGCGCGTCTGGCTGGCGACGCTGATGACCTCCACCGGCCTTTCCGTGCGCGTCGATGATGCCACCAACGTCCTCGGCCGGCTCGAGGGTCGCGACCCGAACCTCCGTCCGATTGTCGTGGGCTCGCATCTCGACACGGTCTCCGACCCCGGTCGCTTCGACGGGGCGCTCGGTGTGCTCTGCGCGCTCGAGTGCGCCCGCAGTGTCGCCGCCGCAGGTGAGTCGCTGCGTCACCCCCTCATAGTCTCCGCACTGGCAGACGAGGAAGGAACGGCGACAACCTGCTGCTGGGGTTCGCGGGCGCTGCTCGGCCGACTCTCGCCAAGCGAGCGCGCCGCGGTCGCCGGCGACCCGTCGTCGCTCGCACAGCGGCTGGACGACGCCGCAGCGGAGTTTCGTCGCCACGGCTGGGACGTGCAGCCGACGCGACTGCTCGTTCCGCGGCCCGACTTTGCGGCCGCCGCCTATCTGGAGTTGCACATCGAGCAGGGTCTTGCCCTCGAGGAGGCCGATCCCCCGGTGGCGGTCATCCGCGAGATCGCCGGGATAGAGCGCTACGCCGTCGTCTTCCGCGGGGAGACCGGCCACCCGGCGACTGTGGCCATCGCCAGGCGCGCTGATGCCGCCCTGCGCGCCGCCGCCTTCATCCAAGCCTACTGGGCGCAAGCACTTGAGCTCGGACCCGATTGCGTCGCCAACATCGGACGCCTCCAAGCCGAGCCCGGCGATCTCAACGTGGTGCCAGCCGTGGTCCGCGTCTCGATCGAGCAACGCAGCCCAGACCCTGACCAGCTCGCGCTGTCCGCCTCCCGGCTGCGCGAGATCGCCGCGACACACAAGGGCGAGGTGGAACTCCTGGAGCGTAGCCATCCGATCGAGCTCAGCCCCCAACTGCGCGACCTCATTCTCGCTACGGCGGAAGAGCGCGGCATCGACTGCGCCCAGGTCGTGAGCTGGGCCGGTCACGACGCCGAGGAGTTCGCCGACATCTGCCCCGCCGGCATGATCTCGGTCCGCAACCGTGGCGGCGTCAGCCATTCTCCCCGTGAGCGAGCCGATGAGTCAGACATCGCCGCCGGACTGGATCTCCTTCTGGCGACGCTGCGCCGCGCCGACACAACCCTCGACTGA
- a CDS encoding MBL fold metallo-hydrolase: protein MMNQALYISQPSVTVYRESVAPDGVATSPGVLAKLRVHLPDRPGSLSHFAADIAEVRGNITFFHYDRSVDAGCVVAEALLPDQAALDELNAGLHELRGGVSTASGGPEEFFITAPESVLEVMVRLADTPGSLAAIAELLGAHEANVVYMLYDELLDAEAVDVALATASPQEIGTLLQALNERGYHYRVVYQGNAEQEAASIIGLKLVERFFLRLKGLMPASDVSEVRSLVQSSEELYKDLVEFAAEAGNDLEASDVYETVLTFASRSRGSTGDRFHVVEMPRLDLPGGVSVTGLRLPTSENIYLFDDGEELTLIDAAHGIYYADIKRLMRERGIDPSRVKRIFVTHPDTDHVGTAGYFESEFGTAVFMHPASVDVIANMNRAFGASGGLLRLNMYYTRLSSRFTECRFPAHPRYFSRSGSEVIGGFPVIDEFSIGPLRFEVLESRGGHTPGLVHFLNREFGLLFSSDYLLNVGSLRDQDKQHLGIYRYLVITPNQDPALYREEAQALKDMLLQLDAEASARGVIAYVLPGHGDYYKASDLAESEGKREARR, encoded by the coding sequence ATGATGAATCAGGCACTGTACATATCTCAGCCCTCGGTCACGGTCTACCGAGAGAGCGTTGCGCCGGATGGCGTAGCGACGTCTCCGGGCGTGCTTGCCAAGCTGCGTGTGCACCTGCCCGACCGCCCGGGCTCGCTGTCTCACTTCGCCGCCGACATCGCCGAGGTCCGCGGCAATATCACCTTCTTTCACTACGACCGCTCGGTGGATGCAGGCTGTGTCGTCGCGGAGGCGCTACTCCCTGATCAGGCGGCGCTTGACGAGCTCAACGCAGGGCTCCATGAGCTGCGCGGCGGGGTGAGCACGGCATCTGGCGGGCCCGAGGAGTTCTTCATCACCGCACCGGAGAGCGTTCTGGAAGTGATGGTGCGGCTGGCGGATACGCCGGGGTCGCTCGCTGCCATCGCCGAGCTTCTGGGCGCACATGAGGCGAACGTTGTCTACATGTTGTACGACGAGTTGCTGGATGCGGAAGCCGTAGACGTTGCCTTGGCGACGGCGAGTCCTCAGGAGATCGGCACCCTGCTGCAGGCGCTCAACGAGCGGGGCTATCACTACCGTGTCGTGTACCAGGGCAATGCCGAACAGGAAGCGGCAAGCATCATCGGACTGAAGCTGGTCGAACGGTTCTTCCTCCGCCTCAAGGGCTTGATGCCGGCGAGCGACGTGTCCGAGGTTCGTTCGCTCGTGCAGTCGTCCGAGGAGCTCTACAAGGACCTCGTCGAGTTTGCCGCCGAAGCGGGGAACGATCTCGAGGCAAGCGACGTGTACGAGACGGTCCTCACCTTTGCCTCACGGTCACGGGGCAGCACCGGCGACAGGTTCCACGTTGTTGAAATGCCGCGACTGGACCTTCCCGGCGGGGTGAGCGTGACCGGTCTTCGACTGCCGACGAGCGAAAACATCTACCTCTTCGACGACGGCGAAGAACTGACGCTCATCGACGCTGCGCACGGCATCTACTATGCCGACATCAAGCGGTTGATGAGAGAGCGGGGCATCGATCCCTCGCGCGTGAAGCGGATCTTCGTTACCCACCCCGACACCGACCACGTCGGCACGGCGGGCTACTTCGAGAGCGAATTTGGCACCGCGGTGTTCATGCATCCCGCCAGCGTCGACGTAATCGCCAACATGAACCGGGCGTTCGGCGCCTCTGGCGGGCTACTGAGGCTGAACATGTACTACACGCGCCTGTCCAGCAGGTTCACCGAATGTCGCTTTCCCGCGCATCCGCGCTACTTCAGTCGCAGTGGCAGCGAAGTCATTGGCGGCTTTCCCGTCATCGATGAGTTCTCGATCGGGCCGCTTCGTTTCGAGGTGCTCGAGAGCCGCGGCGGTCACACTCCGGGACTTGTCCACTTCCTCAATCGGGAGTTCGGGTTGCTGTTCTCGTCAGACTACCTTCTGAACGTGGGCAGTCTGAGAGATCAGGACAAGCAGCATCTCGGGATCTACAGGTATCTGGTGATCACTCCCAATCAAGACCCCGCCCTCTATCGGGAGGAGGCGCAGGCGCTGAAAGACATGCTGCTCCAGTTGGATGCAGAAGCATCCGCTCGTGGCGTGATCGCGTACGTTCTCCCCGGGCACGGCGACTACTACAAGGCCTCCGACCTGGCGGAGAGTGAGGGCAAGAGAGAGGCCCGCCGCTGA
- a CDS encoding heavy metal translocating P-type ATPase → MAHSGSHPAHEGGGQRDSKAAAETNHERAPEGHAHHTGHADHEQLFRRRFWVCLALSLPVLLFSPSLQDWLGYTAPTFAFSHWITPVLAVVIFAYGGVPFLRMAWPEILGRRPGMMTLISLAISVAFVYSVATLFVSDAEGFFWELVTLIDVMLLGHWLEMRSVRQASGALGELAKLLPDTAERIQPDGKMEEVAVDVLAGGDLVLVRPGGSVPADGVVVEGESDANEAMVTGESTPVAKGPGDRVVAGSINGDGSLRVQVNAVGDGTTLAGIMRLVDEAQKSRSQTQLLADRAAGWLFYVAVAVAVITALAWWFAGAGLSVVVSRVATVLVIACPHALGLAVPLVVALVTSIGARRGLLVRDRVALEEARNLDIVMFDKTGTLTTGRFEMTEGAVAEGEDEKAALGLAAALEGDSEHPIAVGIRDAAVARGVVEPEIDSFDAMKGRGVRARSGGSDVYLGGPRLLQELGLQPEARIRMFEETVREKGRTLVYLIQDGKVVAAFALADAIRTESRQAVADLQAMGVEVAMLTGDAEQVARTVAAELHISRYFAEVLPEDKDGKVEELRRSGRRVAMVGDGVNDAPALARADVGIAIGSGTDVAVASAGIVLVRSDPRAVAGLLRLSSASYRKMVQNLVWAAGYNAVALPLAAGVLAPFGILISPAVGAVLMSISTIIVAFNAQLLRRQTF, encoded by the coding sequence GTGGCGCATTCTGGATCTCATCCGGCGCACGAGGGAGGTGGGCAGCGGGATTCCAAGGCTGCCGCTGAGACCAATCACGAGCGCGCGCCCGAAGGGCACGCCCACCACACCGGTCACGCCGATCACGAACAGCTCTTTCGGCGGCGGTTCTGGGTTTGTCTCGCGCTCTCGCTCCCGGTGCTCCTCTTCAGTCCCAGCCTGCAGGACTGGCTGGGGTACACGGCGCCCACGTTTGCCTTCAGTCACTGGATCACCCCTGTTCTCGCCGTCGTGATCTTCGCCTACGGTGGCGTTCCCTTCCTGCGGATGGCTTGGCCGGAGATACTGGGCCGCCGTCCCGGCATGATGACGCTCATCTCCCTGGCGATCAGCGTGGCCTTCGTCTACAGCGTCGCGACGCTCTTCGTGAGCGACGCCGAGGGCTTCTTCTGGGAGCTGGTCACCCTGATCGACGTCATGCTTCTCGGTCACTGGCTCGAGATGCGCAGTGTGCGTCAGGCATCGGGCGCGCTCGGCGAACTAGCCAAACTGCTGCCGGATACGGCCGAGCGCATTCAGCCGGACGGGAAGATGGAGGAGGTCGCCGTCGACGTGCTTGCCGGCGGCGACCTCGTTCTTGTTCGCCCCGGAGGAAGCGTGCCGGCCGACGGTGTCGTCGTAGAGGGGGAATCCGACGCGAACGAGGCGATGGTCACCGGCGAGTCGACGCCGGTCGCGAAAGGCCCCGGAGACCGGGTCGTCGCCGGATCCATCAACGGCGACGGCAGTCTGCGGGTGCAAGTGAATGCCGTCGGTGACGGCACAACATTGGCCGGCATCATGCGCCTGGTCGACGAGGCGCAGAAGAGTCGCTCGCAGACTCAACTGCTCGCCGATCGGGCGGCCGGCTGGCTCTTCTACGTCGCCGTCGCCGTCGCCGTGATTACGGCGCTCGCCTGGTGGTTTGCCGGTGCCGGCCTTTCGGTGGTCGTGTCGCGTGTCGCGACGGTGCTCGTCATCGCCTGTCCGCATGCGCTCGGGTTGGCCGTTCCGCTTGTAGTGGCGTTGGTCACGTCGATCGGCGCTCGGCGCGGGCTGCTCGTGCGCGATCGTGTCGCGCTCGAGGAGGCGCGCAACCTGGACATCGTCATGTTCGACAAGACGGGGACGTTGACCACGGGACGGTTCGAAATGACCGAAGGGGCGGTGGCAGAGGGCGAAGACGAGAAGGCCGCCCTCGGTTTGGCCGCCGCGCTTGAGGGCGACTCAGAGCACCCGATCGCGGTGGGCATCAGGGATGCGGCAGTTGCGCGCGGTGTTGTCGAGCCAGAGATAGACAGCTTCGACGCGATGAAGGGCCGGGGCGTACGGGCGCGCAGCGGCGGCAGCGACGTCTATCTCGGCGGTCCTCGTCTGCTGCAGGAACTCGGACTGCAGCCGGAAGCGCGCATACGGATGTTTGAGGAGACGGTGCGTGAGAAGGGTCGCACCCTGGTCTACTTGATTCAGGACGGCAAGGTCGTTGCCGCGTTTGCCTTAGCCGACGCGATCCGCACTGAGAGTCGGCAGGCCGTCGCGGATCTGCAAGCCATGGGTGTGGAGGTGGCCATGCTGACCGGCGACGCGGAGCAGGTGGCGCGGACCGTCGCCGCCGAACTGCACATCAGTCGCTACTTCGCCGAGGTGCTGCCGGAAGACAAGGACGGCAAGGTCGAAGAGTTGCGACGGTCGGGCCGCCGCGTGGCCATGGTGGGCGACGGCGTCAACGACGCTCCCGCGCTTGCTCGGGCCGACGTAGGCATTGCCATCGGCAGCGGCACGGACGTGGCTGTTGCGTCGGCGGGCATCGTCTTGGTGCGGAGCGATCCCAGGGCGGTCGCCGGTCTCTTGCGTCTGAGTTCGGCGAGCTATCGCAAGATGGTGCAGAACCTGGTCTGGGCGGCCGGGTACAACGCCGTCGCCCTGCCGCTTGCCGCCGGCGTTCTCGCCCCCTTCGGCATTCTGATCTCACCGGCCGTCGGAGCGGTGCTCATGTCGATCAGCACAATCATCGTGGCGTTCAACGCGCAACTCCTCCGGCGTCAGACGTTCTGA